Proteins encoded together in one Impatiens glandulifera chromosome 1, dImpGla2.1, whole genome shotgun sequence window:
- the LOC124929933 gene encoding histone H1-like, whose amino-acid sequence MATQTSSAVKAKKIKNPPTHPRYIEMVTEAIVTLKERNGSSQYAIAKHIEDKQKQLPSNFKKLLLVQLKKLVASGKLVKVKSSFKIPAAAARSKVSKPVIPPAKNSVKPVEKKNKLPVKTKAATTKPAAKPTPKSKVNVAKSEAKPKAASKAKPAAKPKPAAAKPKAAAAKPKAAAAKPKAVAANPKEAVKKAKVVTAKTSTRTSPAASPALKPAPKKAPVLYFRLRLSLPKTVKSPEKKIVTRARKN is encoded by the exons ATGGCGACCCAAACTTCTTCGGCGGTCAAGGCAAAGAAGATTAAGAATCCTCCGACCCATCCTCGGTATATCGAG ATGGTTACGGAAGCGATTGTGACATTGAAGGAGAGGAATGGATCGAGTCAGTACGCAATCGCGAAGCACATCGAGGACAAGCAGAAACAACTTCCTTCCAATTTTAAGAAGCTGTTATTGGTTCAACTTAAGAAACTCGTTGCGTCTGGAAAATTGGTGAAGGTGAAGAGTTCGTTCAAGATTCCGGCGGCGGCGGCTCGATCTAAGGTGTCCAAGCCTGTCATCCCTCCGGCTAAGAACTCTGTCAAGCCGGTTGAGAAGAAAAACAAGCTGCCAGTCAAGACTAAGGCTGCCACCACTAAGCCTGCGGCTAAACCAACCCCTAAATCGAAGGTCAATGTTGCTAAATCTGAAGCTAAACCTAAAGCTGCTTCGAAGGCCAAACCTGCAGCTAAGCCCAAACCTGCTGCGGCTAAGCCCAAAGCTGCTGCGGCTAAGCCCAAAGCTGCTGCGGCTAAGCCCAAAGCTGTTGCGGCTAATCCAAAGGAAGCCGTCAAGAAAGCTAAGGTTGTCACTGCCAAGACCTCAACAAGGACATCTCCCGCAGCTTCCCCTGCTCTGAAGCCGGCTCCAAAGAAAGCACCGGTTTTATATTTCCGGCTAAGGTTGTCACTGCCAAAGACAGTTAAGTCGCCGGAGAAGAAAATAGTGACAAGGGCGAGAAAGAATTGA